From one Shewanella sp. GD04112 genomic stretch:
- the cysI gene encoding assimilatory sulfite reductase (NADPH) hemoprotein subunit, producing the protein MSEQKLALNEYLKTDSDYLRGTIKEGLDSSVTGSFSDGDQQLIKFHGFYQQDDRDLRNERKEQKLEPLYSFMLRARVPGGVCTPKQWLGVDEIASTLTSSNSIRLTTRQTFQYHGIPKRNLKTIIQGLDREALDSIAACGDVNRNVMCNPNPVESKLHAQAYEVAKKLSDHLLPHTRAYAEIWLDEEKLLTTEDETVEPVYGKTYLPRKFKMAVAVPPDNDVDVYTNDLGFIAVAENGELVGFNLTAGGGMGSTHGEVETFPRLADDFGFIKTEDVMKFAEAVMTVQRDWGNRTNRKRSRLKYTIVDHGYEKFKAEVEARAGVKFEPKRDVVIGDRGDRYGWVEGVDGKWHLTLFIESGRIKDVPGKSLQTGMREIAKIHKGDFRMTSNQNMIIAGVAPEDKATIEGLARKHGLLGQVLTQTRGHSIACVALPTCPLAMAEAERYFPEFIDHIDALQAKNGISDQAIVVRMTGCPNGCARPFAAEIGLVGKAPGRYNLYLGANFEGTRLNKMYRENIQEAEILAELDALFARYAIERNAGETFGNFTVRTGVVKAVIDAAKDFHG; encoded by the coding sequence ATGAGTGAGCAAAAGTTAGCATTAAACGAATACCTAAAGACCGACAGTGATTATCTGCGTGGCACCATTAAAGAGGGATTAGATTCCTCGGTGACGGGCAGTTTTAGCGACGGTGATCAGCAATTGATCAAATTCCACGGCTTCTATCAGCAGGATGACCGCGATTTACGTAACGAGCGAAAAGAGCAAAAACTCGAGCCTCTATATAGCTTTATGTTACGTGCCCGCGTGCCAGGCGGTGTGTGTACACCTAAGCAATGGTTAGGCGTGGATGAAATTGCCTCGACGCTCACCAGCTCTAACAGCATTCGTTTAACGACGCGTCAGACGTTCCAATACCACGGCATTCCAAAGCGTAACCTCAAGACCATTATTCAAGGCTTGGACCGTGAGGCGCTCGATTCTATCGCCGCCTGTGGTGATGTTAACCGCAACGTGATGTGTAACCCGAATCCGGTGGAATCTAAGCTGCATGCGCAGGCCTATGAAGTCGCGAAGAAGCTGTCTGATCACCTGTTGCCCCACACTCGTGCCTACGCCGAGATTTGGTTAGATGAAGAGAAGTTACTGACCACAGAAGACGAAACCGTTGAACCTGTGTATGGCAAAACCTACTTGCCACGTAAGTTTAAGATGGCCGTTGCCGTACCGCCGGATAACGATGTTGATGTCTACACTAACGACCTAGGCTTTATTGCGGTGGCCGAAAATGGCGAATTAGTCGGTTTTAACCTGACCGCTGGTGGCGGCATGGGCTCGACCCACGGTGAAGTCGAAACCTTCCCGCGCTTGGCCGATGACTTTGGTTTTATCAAGACTGAAGATGTGATGAAGTTTGCCGAAGCTGTGATGACAGTGCAGCGTGACTGGGGTAATCGTACCAATCGTAAGCGTTCGCGCCTTAAGTACACTATCGTCGACCATGGTTATGAGAAGTTTAAGGCCGAAGTGGAAGCCCGTGCTGGCGTCAAGTTTGAGCCCAAGCGCGATGTGGTGATTGGCGATCGCGGCGATCGTTACGGCTGGGTCGAAGGTGTCGATGGTAAGTGGCATTTAACCCTATTTATCGAAAGCGGCCGCATTAAAGACGTGCCCGGAAAGAGTTTACAAACCGGCATGCGTGAAATCGCGAAGATCCACAAGGGCGATTTCCGCATGACGTCTAACCAGAATATGATTATTGCTGGTGTAGCCCCAGAGGATAAAGCGACCATCGAAGGCCTTGCCCGTAAACACGGTTTACTTGGCCAAGTGCTGACCCAAACCCGCGGTCATTCGATTGCCTGTGTGGCCTTGCCAACCTGTCCATTGGCGATGGCGGAAGCTGAGCGTTATTTCCCTGAGTTTATCGACCATATCGATGCGCTGCAGGCTAAAAATGGCATTAGCGATCAAGCAATCGTGGTGCGTATGACCGGCTGTCCAAACGGTTGCGCCCGCCCATTTGCCGCCGAAATCGGCTTAGTGGGTAAGGCGCCGGGTCGCTATAACCTGTATCTCGGTGCGAACTTCGAAGGCACTCGTCTGAATAAGATGTACAGAGAGAATATCCAAGAGGCTGAGATCCTTGCTGAATTGGATGCATTATTTGCCCGCTACGCAATTGAGCGAAATGCAGGCGAAACCTTTGGTAACTTCACCGTCCGCACGGGCGTAGTGAAGGCGGTAATCGATGCCGCTAAGGATTTCCATGGCTGA
- a CDS encoding Re/Si-specific NAD(P)(+) transhydrogenase subunit alpha: protein MQIGIPRESLAGETRVAATPATVEQLKKLGFEVVVEANAGLLSSFDDAAFEAAGAKITAEVWQADLIFKVNAPTDAEIAQIKEGATLISFIWPAQNAELVEKLSKRNINVMAMDMVPRISRAQSLDALSSMANIGGYRAVVEAAHHFGRFFTGQITAAGKVPPAKVLVIGAGVAGLAAIGTAGSLGAIVRAFDTRLEVAEQIESMGGQFLKLDFTNEDGSSSDGYAKTMSDEFIAAEMALFAEQAKEVDIIITTALIPGRPAPKLITKAMVDSMKPGSVIVDMAAQAGGNCEYTQPSELFVTENGVKVIGFTDLPGRLPAQSSQLYGTNLVNLMKLMCKEKNGVASINFDDVVMRNMTVVKAGEVTFPPPAISVSAAPAKPAAKVEAKAAEAKKPSKLKYILAALGAAGFAAVASVAPAEFLSHFTVFVLSCVVGYYVVWNVSHSLHTPLMSVTNAISGIIVVGALLQIGQGSTLVTVLAFIAVLIASINIFGGFTVTQRMLKMFRKD from the coding sequence ATGCAGATTGGAATACCGAGAGAGAGTCTCGCCGGTGAGACTCGGGTCGCCGCGACCCCTGCCACCGTCGAACAACTTAAAAAGCTCGGCTTTGAAGTTGTTGTTGAGGCCAATGCTGGCTTACTGTCTAGCTTTGACGATGCCGCTTTTGAAGCCGCTGGGGCGAAGATCACGGCAGAGGTTTGGCAAGCGGATCTGATTTTTAAAGTCAATGCACCGACCGATGCTGAAATTGCGCAAATTAAAGAAGGCGCGACCTTAATCAGCTTTATCTGGCCCGCTCAAAATGCTGAGTTGGTCGAGAAACTGTCTAAACGCAACATCAATGTGATGGCGATGGACATGGTGCCACGTATTTCCCGTGCCCAATCCCTCGATGCTCTCTCTTCTATGGCCAATATCGGCGGTTATCGCGCCGTTGTTGAAGCCGCGCACCACTTTGGCCGTTTCTTTACCGGACAAATTACCGCCGCGGGTAAAGTTCCGCCAGCCAAAGTGCTGGTGATTGGTGCCGGCGTGGCGGGTCTTGCGGCCATTGGTACCGCGGGCTCGCTAGGGGCAATCGTTCGCGCCTTCGACACACGCTTAGAAGTGGCCGAACAAATCGAATCCATGGGTGGCCAGTTCCTCAAACTGGATTTTACCAATGAAGATGGCAGCTCATCGGACGGTTACGCTAAAACCATGTCGGACGAGTTTATCGCCGCCGAAATGGCATTGTTTGCCGAGCAAGCCAAAGAAGTCGATATCATCATTACCACAGCGCTGATCCCAGGCCGTCCCGCACCTAAACTCATCACTAAGGCGATGGTCGACAGCATGAAACCCGGCTCAGTGATTGTCGATATGGCCGCGCAAGCGGGTGGCAACTGTGAATACACTCAGCCTAGCGAGCTATTCGTGACCGAGAATGGCGTCAAAGTCATCGGCTTTACCGATCTTCCCGGCCGCCTGCCCGCGCAGTCTTCACAGCTTTACGGCACTAACTTAGTCAACCTGATGAAGTTAATGTGTAAAGAGAAAAATGGCGTCGCCAGCATCAACTTCGATGATGTGGTGATGCGCAATATGACAGTGGTCAAAGCAGGCGAAGTGACCTTCCCGCCACCGGCGATTTCGGTGTCGGCGGCGCCCGCCAAACCTGCGGCTAAGGTTGAAGCCAAAGCGGCTGAGGCCAAAAAGCCATCCAAGCTTAAGTATATTCTCGCCGCCCTTGGTGCTGCGGGTTTTGCTGCGGTTGCCTCGGTTGCTCCAGCCGAGTTCTTATCCCACTTTACGGTTTTTGTCCTGTCCTGCGTGGTGGGCTATTACGTGGTGTGGAACGTATCCCACTCACTACATACGCCTTTAATGTCAGTGACTAACGCGATTTCGGGCATTATCGTGGTCGGCGCCTTGCTGCAAATTGGTCAAGGTTCAACCTTGGTCACTGTGCTGGCGTTTATCGCCGTGCTGATCGCCAGTATTAACATCTTCGGCGGTTTCACCGTCACTCAGCGCATGCTGAAGATGTTCCGTAAAGATTAA
- a CDS encoding TetR family transcriptional regulator: protein MAKRSRVQTEQTINQIMDEALRQILTIGFETMSYTTLSEATGISRTGISHHFPRKNDFLIRLDSRIGNLFVAALDFSSQEALEASWMKAMQEEHYRAVLRLFFSLCGGANNEITLFRAVSTARQQAIAELGLVGDRTINHLLGRTAVMLLSNFDVAKAA, encoded by the coding sequence ATGGCTAAGCGCTCGCGAGTACAGACTGAGCAGACCATAAATCAGATTATGGATGAAGCGTTAAGACAAATTTTGACTATTGGCTTTGAGACTATGTCTTATACCACGTTATCTGAAGCAACGGGGATTAGCCGCACCGGTATTAGTCATCACTTTCCGCGTAAAAACGACTTCTTAATCCGTTTAGATAGTCGTATTGGCAATTTATTTGTTGCAGCGCTCGACTTTTCTAGCCAAGAAGCCTTAGAAGCCTCTTGGATGAAAGCGATGCAAGAAGAGCATTACCGCGCAGTGTTAAGATTATTCTTCAGCCTATGTGGTGGCGCGAATAACGAAATCACCCTCTTCAGAGCGGTCAGTACAGCACGTCAGCAAGCCATTGCTGAATTAGGATTGGTCGGCGATCGTACTATCAATCACCTATTAGGCCGTACTGCGGTCATGCTGCTGTCGAATTTTGATGTTGCCAAAGCGGCATAA
- a CDS encoding LpxL/LpxP family Kdo(2)-lipid IV(A) lauroyl/palmitoleoyl acyltransferase has translation MVEKAEFSSSLYHPKHWPMWFGVLVMRITQVLPLSWQMKLGKGLGRLVKTIAGSRTHTARRNLTLCFPDMPESEREALLTRNFEETGKAIFDTINAWWWTDEKIQQHMQITGKEYVQDTLNAGHGVILFAVHCLPLEMGARIFGQFQPGVGVYRPHNNPVMEYLQVKGRLRSNKALVPKRDLRQMVRCLRNPDVIWYTADQDFGRSSAVFIPFYAVPDAATITGATTLAKLGKAKVLPFFVERTEGDKGYHIEIMPPLDNFPGEDELADAIRGNKIIEGIIDRNRAQYMWLHRRFKTRPDPTDKSLYK, from the coding sequence GTGGTCGAGAAAGCTGAGTTTTCATCATCCTTATATCATCCGAAGCACTGGCCCATGTGGTTTGGGGTGTTAGTGATGCGGATTACCCAAGTGTTACCTCTCTCGTGGCAGATGAAGTTAGGTAAAGGATTAGGCCGATTAGTTAAGACTATTGCAGGCAGTCGAACCCATACCGCGCGCCGCAATTTAACTCTCTGCTTCCCCGATATGCCCGAGTCAGAGCGCGAAGCCCTCCTGACCCGTAACTTTGAAGAAACGGGTAAAGCGATTTTCGATACCATCAATGCTTGGTGGTGGACCGATGAAAAAATCCAACAGCATATGCAGATCACCGGCAAAGAGTACGTGCAAGACACCTTGAATGCCGGCCATGGAGTGATTCTGTTTGCCGTGCACTGCTTACCACTGGAAATGGGCGCGCGTATTTTTGGTCAATTCCAACCCGGTGTTGGGGTGTATCGTCCACACAACAATCCGGTGATGGAATATCTACAGGTAAAAGGCCGCTTACGCTCAAACAAAGCCTTAGTGCCGAAACGCGATCTACGCCAAATGGTGCGTTGTTTACGCAATCCCGATGTGATTTGGTATACCGCCGATCAGGATTTTGGGCGTTCGAGTGCGGTGTTTATTCCCTTCTATGCCGTGCCCGATGCAGCGACCATTACCGGTGCCACCACACTGGCAAAACTCGGTAAGGCCAAAGTGCTGCCCTTCTTTGTGGAGCGCACCGAAGGCGATAAGGGTTACCATATTGAGATTATGCCGCCGCTGGATAACTTCCCCGGTGAAGATGAGCTAGCCGATGCCATTCGCGGTAACAAAATTATCGAAGGAATTATCGATAGAAATCGCGCCCAATATATGTGGCTTCACCGCCGCTTTAAGACTCGCCCAGATCCAACGGACAAGTCCTTATATAAATAA
- the pntB gene encoding Re/Si-specific NAD(P)(+) transhydrogenase subunit beta, with protein MSQGLVTAAYIIAAVLFIFSLAGLSKQETAKHGNLFGITGMAIALLATIFNPDTSGVAWIIVAMVIGGAIGVRLALKVEMTEMPELVAVLHSFVGMAAVLVGFNSFIDLHPEQVSQVVVAVGGDINSTLAAVQDALSEAAKAAEKAHLTGAMLNIHLVEVFLGIFIGAVTFTGSIVAFGKLRGLISSKPLMLPHRHKLNLAAVLVSLALLVYFVQTGGTMPALLLMTLIAFAFGWHLVASIGGADMPVVVSMLNSYSGWAAAAAGFMLSNDLLIVTGALVGSSGAILSYIMCKAMNRSFISVIAGGFGTDGVTSSSDEEMGEYRETNAEDVADMLKNATSVIITPGYGMAVAQAQYPVAEITQKLRDRGVKVRFGIHPVAGRLPGHMNVLLAEAKVPYDIVLEMDEINEDFSDTDVVLVIGANDTVNPAAMEDPGSPIAGMPVLEVWKAQNVIGFKRSMNTGYAGVQNPLFFKDNTQMLFGDAKASVEAILKAL; from the coding sequence GTGTCTCAAGGACTGGTAACAGCAGCTTACATTATTGCCGCCGTGCTCTTTATCTTCAGTCTCGCAGGATTGTCGAAGCAAGAAACGGCCAAACACGGCAATTTATTTGGTATCACAGGTATGGCCATCGCCCTACTGGCGACCATTTTTAATCCTGACACCAGTGGTGTCGCTTGGATTATTGTCGCCATGGTGATTGGTGGTGCCATCGGCGTGCGTTTAGCACTTAAAGTCGAAATGACGGAAATGCCCGAACTGGTCGCAGTACTTCACAGCTTTGTGGGTATGGCGGCGGTATTAGTGGGCTTTAACAGCTTTATCGACCTACACCCAGAGCAAGTATCGCAAGTGGTTGTGGCCGTTGGCGGAGATATCAACTCCACCTTAGCCGCAGTGCAGGATGCGCTAAGCGAAGCGGCTAAAGCCGCCGAGAAAGCCCATTTAACTGGCGCTATGCTCAACATTCACTTAGTGGAAGTATTCCTCGGGATCTTTATCGGTGCGGTGACCTTCACGGGTTCTATCGTGGCCTTCGGTAAGTTACGTGGATTAATTTCCTCAAAACCTTTGATGTTGCCACATCGCCATAAACTGAACCTCGCAGCGGTATTGGTATCATTGGCGCTATTGGTTTACTTCGTACAAACGGGTGGCACTATGCCCGCCCTACTGTTGATGACACTTATCGCCTTCGCCTTTGGCTGGCATTTAGTGGCTTCAATCGGCGGTGCGGACATGCCAGTTGTGGTCTCTATGCTGAACTCCTACTCAGGTTGGGCAGCAGCAGCGGCGGGCTTTATGCTGTCAAACGATCTGCTGATCGTGACAGGTGCGCTCGTGGGCTCATCGGGTGCGATTCTGTCTTACATCATGTGTAAGGCGATGAACCGCTCGTTTATCTCGGTTATCGCAGGTGGATTTGGCACCGATGGTGTGACCTCATCTAGCGATGAAGAGATGGGCGAATACCGCGAAACCAACGCTGAAGATGTGGCTGACATGCTGAAAAACGCAACTTCTGTCATCATCACCCCAGGCTATGGTATGGCAGTGGCTCAGGCACAATATCCTGTGGCTGAAATCACTCAAAAACTGCGTGATCGCGGCGTGAAGGTACGCTTTGGTATTCATCCAGTGGCGGGTCGCTTACCTGGCCATATGAACGTACTCTTGGCCGAAGCCAAAGTGCCCTACGATATCGTGCTCGAAATGGACGAAATCAACGAGGACTTTAGCGATACCGACGTAGTACTCGTCATTGGTGCCAACGATACGGTGAACCCTGCGGCGATGGAAGATCCGGGCAGCCCAATTGCAGGCATGCCAGTGCTCGAAGTGTGGAAAGCACAAAACGTGATTGGCTTTAAACGCTCAATGAACACAGGTTATGCGGGTGTACAAAACCCACTGTTCTTTAAAGATAATACTCAAATGCTGTTCGGCGACGCTAAGGCCAGCGTTGAGGCGATTTTAAAAGCGCTGTAA
- a CDS encoding assimilatory sulfite reductase (NADPH) flavoprotein subunit, whose protein sequence is MLLKELSSLASPLSQPQVEKLKQLTAELNAVQLAWVSGYLAATANASGNLAQLAPVSDAQAAQTVTILYGSQTGNGRGIAKALAEKAKAQGYSVNLASMGEYNVRQLKQETLLLLVVSTHGEGEAPDDAIELHKFLASKRAPQLNNLHYSVLALGDSSYEFFCQTGKDFDARLSALGAKALLPLVECDVDYEAAAGQWHADVLSAVKPLIQTTANVVALNDTSSALAASESEFTKQNPYSAEVLVSQKITGRGSDRDVRHVEIDLGESGLRYEVGDALGVWFSNNETLVDEILAGLGLAADTKVTVANESISLKQALIEKKELTQLYPGLVKAWAELSASPELLALSEDKEQVRQFILHHQFADLVANYQLKADANLDANKLVELLRPLTPRLYSIASSQSEVDTEVHLTVALVEDDHQGQARFGGASHFLASAEEGAEVKVYVEPNKHFRLPEDPQTPVIMIGPGTGVAPFRAFMQERVAQGAEGDSWLFFGNPHFEQDFLYQTEWQQYLKNGDLTRIDVAFSRDQAHKIYVQHRIKEHGQTLWQWLQNGAHLYICGDAERMAKDVHQALLGVAVEFGGLSSEAAEEYFETLRSHKRYQKDVY, encoded by the coding sequence ATGTTGTTAAAAGAACTTTCATCACTGGCTTCACCCCTGTCGCAACCGCAGGTCGAAAAGCTGAAACAACTCACCGCTGAATTAAACGCGGTGCAACTTGCTTGGGTGAGCGGTTATTTAGCCGCAACGGCCAATGCGTCGGGTAATCTGGCCCAGCTTGCACCCGTGTCCGACGCTCAGGCGGCGCAGACAGTGACCATTCTCTATGGCAGCCAAACCGGCAATGGCCGTGGTATTGCCAAAGCCTTGGCCGAGAAGGCAAAAGCGCAGGGCTATAGTGTGAATCTAGCTTCTATGGGTGAATACAATGTGCGTCAGCTTAAGCAAGAAACCTTGTTATTGCTGGTGGTCAGTACCCATGGTGAGGGTGAAGCGCCGGATGATGCGATTGAATTACATAAGTTTTTAGCATCGAAACGCGCACCTCAATTAAACAACTTACATTACTCTGTGTTGGCGCTGGGCGATTCAAGCTATGAGTTTTTCTGCCAGACAGGTAAAGACTTCGATGCCCGTCTTTCGGCATTAGGCGCCAAAGCGCTGCTGCCTCTGGTTGAGTGTGATGTGGACTATGAGGCTGCGGCCGGACAGTGGCACGCCGATGTACTCTCCGCCGTGAAGCCACTCATTCAAACCACGGCTAACGTGGTGGCGCTCAATGATACCAGCTCGGCACTCGCTGCCAGCGAGAGCGAATTTACTAAGCAAAACCCTTACAGTGCCGAAGTGTTGGTGAGCCAGAAGATCACTGGACGTGGTTCAGACCGAGACGTGCGCCACGTTGAAATCGATTTAGGCGAGTCAGGCTTACGCTATGAAGTCGGTGATGCCCTTGGAGTATGGTTTAGCAACAATGAAACTTTAGTCGATGAGATTTTAGCGGGCTTAGGGTTAGCCGCCGATACTAAGGTGACTGTCGCTAATGAATCCATCAGCCTCAAACAAGCCTTAATCGAGAAGAAAGAGCTGACACAGTTATATCCTGGTTTAGTCAAAGCCTGGGCCGAGTTGTCCGCAAGCCCAGAGCTGCTTGCCCTGAGCGAAGATAAAGAACAGGTTCGCCAGTTTATCTTACATCATCAATTTGCAGACTTAGTGGCGAACTATCAGCTCAAGGCCGATGCTAATCTCGATGCAAACAAGTTAGTGGAATTATTACGCCCATTAACGCCAAGACTCTACTCCATCGCCTCGAGCCAGAGTGAGGTCGATACCGAAGTGCATCTCACCGTGGCTTTGGTGGAAGATGATCACCAAGGACAAGCCCGTTTTGGCGGTGCATCGCATTTCTTAGCCTCGGCAGAGGAAGGCGCCGAAGTAAAAGTGTATGTTGAACCGAACAAGCATTTCCGTTTACCTGAAGATCCACAAACGCCAGTCATCATGATTGGCCCTGGCACAGGGGTTGCGCCGTTTCGCGCCTTTATGCAGGAACGCGTGGCACAAGGCGCTGAGGGCGATAGCTGGTTATTCTTCGGTAATCCTCACTTTGAGCAGGACTTCCTGTATCAAACCGAGTGGCAACAGTATCTGAAAAACGGCGATTTGACCCGTATCGATGTGGCATTTTCGCGGGATCAGGCCCATAAGATTTACGTGCAGCACCGCATTAAAGAGCATGGACAAACCCTGTGGCAGTGGCTGCAAAATGGCGCGCATCTCTATATTTGTGGTGATGCTGAACGTATGGCTAAAGACGTACACCAAGCCCTATTAGGGGTTGCGGTGGAGTTTGGCGGACTGTCGAGCGAGGCGGCGGAAGAATATTTCGAGACCCTGCGCAGTCATAAACGTTACCAAAAAGACGTGTACTAA
- a CDS encoding phosphoadenylyl-sulfate reductase translates to MADLDSGVTGSGLPNALQSVVSSSELKALLTAPKDVQQAELERINRFLAGLTAQERVLWGLAYLPGNHALSSSFGIQAAVMLHMVSQVQSDIPVILTDTGYLFPETYQFIDQLTERLSLNLKVYQAPMTSAWQEARFGKLWEQGLDGLERYNRLNKVEPMQRALTELEVGTWFAGLRRSQSSTREELPILAIHGTRFKLLPIIEWSNKDVHLYLTQFDLPYHPLWEQGYVSVGDTHSSKPLELGMTEEETRFNGLKRECGLHYEI, encoded by the coding sequence ATGGCTGATCTTGATTCTGGGGTAACGGGTTCCGGCTTGCCGAACGCGTTGCAGAGCGTGGTAAGTAGCAGCGAACTTAAAGCGCTGCTGACGGCGCCTAAGGATGTGCAGCAAGCGGAACTGGAGCGCATTAATCGCTTTTTGGCCGGCTTGACGGCTCAAGAGCGAGTGCTCTGGGGCTTAGCTTATTTGCCGGGTAATCATGCGCTGTCATCCAGTTTTGGGATCCAGGCGGCGGTGATGCTGCATATGGTGAGTCAGGTGCAATCGGATATTCCGGTGATCTTAACGGATACTGGCTACCTCTTTCCTGAGACATATCAGTTTATTGACCAGCTTACCGAGCGTTTATCCTTAAACCTCAAGGTTTACCAAGCGCCAATGACCTCGGCATGGCAGGAAGCGCGTTTTGGCAAGTTGTGGGAGCAGGGCTTAGATGGGCTCGAGCGTTACAATCGACTGAATAAAGTAGAGCCGATGCAACGTGCTTTGACGGAACTTGAAGTCGGCACTTGGTTCGCGGGACTACGCCGCAGCCAGTCAAGCACTCGCGAAGAGTTACCGATATTGGCTATTCATGGCACTCGCTTTAAGCTGCTGCCGATTATCGAGTGGTCGAACAAAGATGTGCATTTGTATCTGACGCAATTTGACTTGCCTTACCATCCTCTATGGGAGCAAGGTTATGTTTCTGTTGGGGATACCCATTCGAGTAAACCCTTAGAATTAGGGATGACTGAAGAAGAAACCCGCTTTAATGGCTTAAAACGCGAATGCGGTTTGCATTACGAAATATAA
- the hldE gene encoding bifunctional D-glycero-beta-D-manno-heptose-7-phosphate kinase/D-glycero-beta-D-manno-heptose 1-phosphate adenylyltransferase HldE → MKVSLPAFEKAKVLVVGDVMLDRYWVGPTGRISPEAPVPVVKINQVEDRPGGAANVALNIATLGGQVQLAGLVGEDDTAKALTLGVQALGVEPQWLNIADKPTITKLRVLSRNQQLIRLDFEESFDKQDSARLLKQSEALLDSVDVVVLSDYAKGAIDKPQDFIALARAKGVKVLVDPKGSDFSRYHGASLITPNMSEFEAVVGAVTSEADLLEKARGLLNKHQFDAILVTRSEKGMTLVTANAPELHIPTVAREVYDVTGAGDTVISALATSLAAGAELPQACAIANTAAGVVVGKLGTSTVSRIELIEALALHHGESGFGVVSEDQLAYALEQAKLRGERVVMTNGCFDILHAGHVSYLKQAKALGDRLIVAVNDDASVKRLKGEGRPVNQVDRRMAVLAGLAAVDWVVPFTEDTPQRIIARLLPDLLVKGGDYKVEDIAGGAEVIAAGGQVQVLGFEDGISTTAIIQNIMAKQ, encoded by the coding sequence ATGAAGGTTTCTCTGCCAGCATTTGAAAAAGCCAAAGTGTTAGTTGTCGGCGATGTGATGTTAGATCGCTACTGGGTTGGGCCAACGGGTCGTATCTCGCCCGAAGCGCCTGTGCCTGTGGTGAAGATTAACCAAGTCGAAGACAGACCGGGCGGTGCGGCCAACGTGGCGCTAAATATCGCGACCCTAGGCGGCCAAGTGCAATTGGCGGGGTTAGTCGGCGAAGATGATACCGCTAAGGCGTTAACCCTTGGCGTGCAAGCGTTGGGCGTTGAGCCACAGTGGTTGAATATTGCCGACAAACCGACCATTACCAAGCTGCGAGTATTGTCGCGTAACCAGCAACTCATTCGCCTCGATTTTGAAGAGTCCTTCGATAAGCAGGATAGTGCGCGTTTGCTTAAACAATCCGAAGCCTTGCTCGATTCGGTCGATGTAGTGGTGCTGTCGGATTATGCGAAGGGTGCTATTGATAAGCCGCAGGATTTTATTGCGCTGGCTCGCGCTAAAGGCGTGAAAGTGCTTGTCGATCCAAAGGGTTCCGATTTTAGCCGTTACCATGGCGCTTCACTCATCACACCCAATATGAGTGAATTTGAAGCCGTAGTTGGCGCGGTAACCTCTGAGGCGGATCTGCTCGAAAAGGCCCGTGGCTTACTCAATAAGCATCAGTTCGACGCTATCTTAGTTACTCGCTCCGAAAAGGGCATGACCTTAGTGACGGCCAATGCCCCAGAGTTACACATTCCTACGGTGGCCCGTGAGGTGTATGACGTAACAGGCGCTGGTGATACTGTGATTTCTGCTCTGGCAACCTCACTCGCCGCGGGCGCAGAACTGCCGCAGGCGTGCGCCATTGCCAATACCGCCGCAGGGGTTGTGGTGGGTAAATTAGGCACTTCAACCGTGTCTCGTATCGAGCTGATTGAAGCCTTAGCACTGCACCACGGTGAGTCGGGTTTTGGAGTGGTGAGTGAAGATCAACTTGCCTATGCCCTAGAGCAAGCCAAATTGCGCGGCGAGCGAGTGGTGATGACCAACGGTTGCTTCGATATTCTGCACGCGGGGCACGTCAGTTACCTCAAGCAAGCCAAAGCCTTAGGCGACAGATTGATTGTGGCCGTGAATGACGACGCCTCGGTCAAACGCTTAAAAGGCGAAGGCCGCCCAGTCAATCAAGTGGATAGACGTATGGCGGTGTTAGCGGGATTAGCCGCTGTCGATTGGGTTGTGCCTTTTACTGAAGACACGCCACAGCGGATTATCGCCAGATTGCTCCCCGATCTCCTTGTCAAAGGAGGAGATTATAAGGTTGAGGATATCGCTGGGGGTGCCGAGGTGATCGCCGCGGGTGGCCAAGTCCAAGTGTTAGGGTTTGAAGACGGGATATCAACCACGGCCATTATCCAAAATATCATGGCAAAACAGTGA